The Lemur catta isolate mLemCat1 chromosome X, mLemCat1.pri, whole genome shotgun sequence genome has a window encoding:
- the LOC123628113 gene encoding stAR-related lipid transfer protein 7, mitochondrial-like — protein MMVLVSRAVEHPSVPESPEFVRVKSYESQMVIRPHKSFDENGFDYLLTYSDNPQTVFPRYCVSWMITSGMPDFLEKLHIATLKAKNMEIKVKDYISAKPLEMSSEANATAQSSKRKNKGSCGPARIEYA, from the coding sequence ATGATGGTGTTGGTGTCACGTGCTGTGGAGCACCCTAGTGTGCCAGAGTCTCCAGAATTCGTCAGGGTCAAATCATATGAATCCCAAATGGTTATCCGTCCCCACAAGTCGTTTGATGAGAATGGCTTTGACTACTTGCTGACATACAGTGACAATCCCCAGACTGTGTTTCCTCGCTACTGTGTTAGTTGGATGATTACCAGTGGCATGCCAGATTTCCTGGAAAAGCTGCACATAGCCACTCTGAAAGCCAAGAACATGGAGATTAAAGTAAAGGACTACATCTCAGCTAAGCCTTTGGAAATGAGTAGTGAAGCCAATGCCACTGCCCAATCCTCCAAGCGGAAGAATAAGGGCAGTTGTGGCCCTGCTCGGATTGAGTATGCCTGA